The genomic stretch GAAATGTGGCAGGACGAGAATGTAGCAGGACAGGCCGCAGAAGACAATGCCCCAGGCAATCCAGCGCGGACGATTACGCTGTCCGCCAATGTACAATAAGATGAGGGACAACATTATCTGTGAGATCTCATTGCCACTGAGTATGATTCCTGTAAAATCAAGTAAAGTATTCAGTATGCCCACTTAAGGGTAGTTCTTCTTCTGGAGGACTTCGAACCTGTAGTCTGGCTCGGTATCTTGAAGCGTTTCTCCAGCGTGGTCAGTGTAACAATAAAATACATGTAAGACATAGCTTGGATGGTGCCTAGCAGTCCGTAGACACCCATGAACATCTTCGTGGTGGCGTACTTCTGCAGCCAGGCCGGGTGCCAGTTGGCCATTCCGCACAGGTAGTGTCCCGGTGGGGGAGCCGAGCCCCGACGTCGCACTTCCGTCATCTCAGGCCTGTCTTTCTGTTTGTCTGCCTGTCAGCCTCTGTGGGGATGAGTTACTCCGATGCTACTGTCTTGTCCGTGGAGCTCAATAAACCATTGAATGCGACAGATAAGATTGCGCTACCGGACAGGTGGACAGGAGTGATAGCGCTGCAATGGACAGATacaaaattgtttataaatcACTGATGCAACACCCTCGAATATCGGAGGACTATTGTTGACTTCTGGGCAAGATTCCTCGCTCGATGTTCGCCATGTTCTGGAAATAGTCCAGGTAACCGTGACTTTTCCATTCGGGATCCGAAAACATCCAATCGTTAAGGGCCTATAAAAGTTGGTTAATTGTCTCGATAGGGAAATTCGAGGCACTGGGTATTGATTAACTAACGATAATGGCACCTACTCAAGATCATATTAGGTCTGGCCAGCAGCCCGATTAGATTGTGTGACGAAATTAATTTGATATCTATATGGTTTGGGGCGTGCTCTGCTCAGAAGTGTTCTGATATTGGCTATTTTTACCGCATAACGATGACCACTCGACTGACTGGAAAAAGGCATCCCTCCCTTTCAATTGATCAAATCACTCCCTTGGCCAATTGCCGTTACGAGTATCATTAATGATATCTAATCGTCCGTTGAGGTCTGATCAACAGTTTCATCAGAACCCGCTGCGGAATAATCAGAATGACAACTCGATTAGCTTCGGGGAATCCTGATCCCACAACAATTAGATATTCCACTTGAAAGAAGAATTCTCGCCCAGTATAACTCTCATTTGAACCACCTGTTTACTGGTCTAACAAATACCATTCCCTTCCATTTCGATTACTGGTCGACGTCTGCACCAATTTTCGGAGAATCCAGATTTGTTGGATGATATTATATCAGTAACACTTCCTAATCAGGTCGGTCGAGGGCCGACAAAACGGGAATATTTATACAGAAAACGAAACTCAAATGTAAACTCAACCAAGCGAACCAAAAACATGCGAGTTTTTCTTAGAGAACTTTTTATTAACAGTGCAAGGCGGATATATTTCTGGACCAAAATCCATATTTCGCAATCCATTGGAGGACCCCGCGGATTGTCTTCCTCGAAAAACAGTGGAAGAGCTTATGTAGCATGAAGCACTCGGCATACTTTTCTCACAAAACTAAAGACACATATTTTCGACAAAAAAGTAAACCCAGTAGTCCATGCCCGATGAAACCCCAGCTGTCAAATTGTGATACGTTGTAGACCACTGGAAAATATCAGTATATAAATAGGCACCATCCAGGCAAcacataaaaatcaaaattttctgttttcaaCTAATTTTAAGCAAAAAGTGTTTTTAGATTTAAGTATAaagtgtaaaaaaaaaaaaaaaaaaaaaaaaaaaaaaaaacaaaaaaaaaaaaaaaaaacgaaaaaaaaaggaaaaaaaacaaaaaaaaaggcataAATGTAAGCTTAGTTTGtgtttgtaaatattttttttttttttttataaattgaCCTTTTTTTAGACACCACGTTGCAAACGACGAGTTCCAGTAGACAATCCATGGGTCATACGTATTGaacacatatactcgtacatatgtacggtACCACCGAAGAGAAGTAATTCTGTACCGGCTTGATACCTCTCAAGGCAGGCAGCGATTGGTAATTGTTCAGTTTCAGTGTCTTACCTCAGGAATCCgccaaaaaaatgaaatgtgcACCTAATTTCCTGCTTTTCATTTTTAGGATAAAAGCGATGCACATCAGGACACAATTCAAACTTTCTCGCTATCACCcaggcaacaacaaaccaaTACACTTCGGAGCATCCTAACACATTATGCGATGACGAgttcatatacatacataggacATTTATCGAGCCTCTCAAGGCAGGCAGCGATTGGTAATTGTTCAGTTTCAGTGTCTTACCTCAGGAATccgcaaaaaaaataattttcattctGAAATGTACACCTAATTTCCTGCTTTTCATTTTTAGGATAAAAGCGATGCACATCAGGACACAATTCAAACTTTCTCGCTATCACCcaggcaacaacaaaccaaTACACTTCGGAGCATCCTTACACATTATGCGATGACGAgttcatatacatacataggacATTTATCGAGGGATGGATCGACGGAAAATGTAACCGACAAGCAACACGAAAGGTGTTCAGCTATGGATGGAACAAAGGATCATACGACACAAGGCATCTGAGGGATACAGTAATTAAGTAATCGGTTTACGGCATCTTAACTCAGAAAACAACCCAGAAATTTACACAATTatctgtttttaatttttataacaGATCGGAAGCATTCTATTCACACATATGGACACAATTGAGATTTCGTAGAACTGTGGAGTAGGCCTACTGGGGATACCACGTTAAAAAAAACGCGCCTAGAACTTTACCAAATGCTGGTGGTGTGGAAAAGAGTTCATCTATTTTCCGATGCTCCTACGTGCTGTGCCGCCGGAAGCTAGCCAGTCATATAGAATACTGTTACTGGATTagtgcagcatattccaggcgaAAGTCTTCTCCATTAGTAAAGCTAGAAGTGGTCAATGTCTACGTGGCGAAACGATACATTCCAAGCCGCGTTAGGTTTCAAAATAAATCGGTTTATAAACATAATGTCGAGTCTTGCATTTTAGAAACactttttgtcttttttgattaaattatattatgtaaatataaattcattttcatttattataaAGCTATTCACGGTGTAGTGTTTCTTAAATGAGTAgaaaaaaacatgaaaaattaaacacgaaaataaacaaaatggaTAATATCCTAGACGACAGCGAGAGGTTTGTACATATGGCGGTGGAATTATGGCATTGCCGGATCTCCCTATACCGATACTTACTCTAAAAATTTCTTCTACCTTTCGTTTCATGTTAGGATCTCGGTCTTGCCTGTCCTATAGGACCCTATTCCTCAGAATTGAGTATCACGCATTGGCTCTAGCTTTAGTATTCCTCTTGGATCCTCTCGGATTTCTTGGCCAGGAGGGGAGTAATGGGCTGGTCCTTCCTGTTGGCCCGCTCCACCTGCTTAGCCTCCTTGTCACCATAGATATCCAGGTCCCGGCCGTAGTACCAGACCAGGTAATCAAATAACATTCCAATGAAGGTGAGTACTGTCCAAAGAGAAGGAAATTAGATCAGATTTGGTTTCCAAAGAACGGGGAGCCCCTGGTGATCTTACAGCAGGATAAAAAGTTGATGGAGTACCGGAACCGCGTCTGATCGTACAGCTGGcaattgccattgccgttgcagGTCTTCGTCCACACCAGACACGTGGAATCGATGAGGCGCCCGAATATAATCGGACCCGGAATCAAGGCAAACATACTGATCATCATCAGTGCCAATCCCTGGGCAAAGGACTTGTCCCCAGACTCCACCGCCCGGTAGTTGACCAGCACATTTCCCACACGGCCAGAGGACCCAAACCAATTGACGATCATCGAGGTTATGGAGAACACCCAGAAGCTCCAGTTGCAGCCTTGCATGCAGATCCCCGGCCGAATAACCTCTTCTGGACTGGATCGACGAACTCGCGACAGCAACTGATCTTCGAAGTCATTTTCATCATTGAGCAGCGGCACCCCACTGCCACTGAGCGTGAAGTCCGTGGTTTCGTCCAGTTGTGGAGGTTGAGTGGTAGGCTCCAGTAGTTTCAGCAGCCTCTGAGCGGCGTTGGGCTGCAGTACACCAGCTTCTGCCAGACAACTGCAGTTCTCGTAGAGCTTCGACTCGGCGTTGTAGCCCTGACAGCCCGCATGGCAGGCCGAGAAGTATGTGGTATCCGTGGGCTCGTGGCAGACTGGGGTGTAGCTTATACCACTGCAGGAGCAGTTGGAGTTACAGGCACTGGTCAGGTTGAGCCTGTCGGTCGAAATTCATTAGAATAGGCAATGAGATTCAGGACTATCAGTTTTACCCGCCCACATGAGTCATGGAAAAGGTGTCTGGGCAGTAGAGGAAGGCATAGGATATCTGTCCCATGATGTAGACACATCCCACGATCACGTTCCACATAAGCACCTTGCTGACTGCAGGCTTCTTCTTTGACAGAACAAGGCCAGAGCCAATTAGGCCAACGACCATGCCCAGAATGGACACAGGACCCACCACCTAAAACGAACTTGGACCTTGGAATTCATTCAATATTTTTACAGACATTAATCGACTCACAATGGTGGCACTCTGTGAGTTTTTGTGGAACTGCACTTCCATGTATTTGGTGAGGAAAGTCATGAAGCCGGAGGCACCGAGGATATAGAAGACAGCCGAGGTGATGTTGAAGATCAGGAGCTTGTTGCGCAACAGTCGCATCAGGGCACGGGGAAAGTCTTTCAGCTTGGGCAGATCAGCATTCGCACCGGCCCCGGCTCCAATGTTGTCCAAGGCGGCATTCGAGGAGAAGCGACTGCTCAGCGAGAGATTCTCCTCGCGCTTGAGCTCCTCGTGGCGCATGGCCAGCGGCAGGTGGGAGTTGTGCTTGATGGGATCGTTAACCTTCGGCAGCTGCTTGGGAAAGAGTCCGATCAAACCCGAGAAGAGACACATCAAAGTGCCCAATATGACCCAGCCGAGCCACCAAGCTCCCAACCAGCGCGGATCCTTGCTGTCAATCAGCGGGGTCTTCGTGGGGTCAATGAAGGTGTTTAGGGAGATATAACCTAGGAGAGGAGCCACAGGGAATCAGTATCATAAGCTCGTTAATCACGAAGTTTACCCACCAAAGAAGAAGCCAACGACTGGACCAATCATTCTCAGAGACATGGCTACCGCGAGCATCAGCGGGGTGTTTGTCTTCTTGGTGTTATCATCCAGATAGGTCTGGCCAAGGGAGTAGTACAGGGTATTGCCCACGCCCAGGACGAACTGCGAGAGGAAGATCAAGACCAGGGGCACATAAGTGAAGAGGTCATCGCAGCCCTCCTCCTTTTTTCCAACGCCACACAGTTGCTCGCTCTGCGTTGATGTGACATTCTGGTGGAGTTGAAGAAACAATATAGTCtatagagggagagagttaTTTACTGGGCACTCACTGGGAGGGGAATACCAGAATCCGATGTGCTATTAATTAGGCTATCCTGGTACTCCTTGGTGAACTGCAGGACATCCTGGCCAGCGCCATAGATGAAATGTGGCAGGACGAGAATGTAGCAGGACAGGCCGCAGAAGACAATGCCCCAGGCAATCCAGCGCGGACGATTACGCTGTCCGCCAATGTACGATAAGATGAGGGACAACATTATCTGTGAGATCTCATTGCCACTGAGTATGATTCCTGTAAAATCAAGTAAAGTATTCAGTATGCCCACTTAAGGGTAGTTCTTCTTCTGGAGGACTTCGAACCTGTAGTCTGGCTCGGTATCTTGAAGCGTTTCTCCAGCGTGGTCAGTGTAACAATAAAATACATGTAAGACATAGCTTGGATGGTGCCTAGCAGTCCGTAGACACCCATGAACATCTTCGTGGTGGCGTACTTCTGCAGCCAGGCCGGGTGCCAGTTGGCCATTC from Drosophila pseudoobscura strain MV-25-SWS-2005 chromosome 4, UCI_Dpse_MV25, whole genome shotgun sequence encodes the following:
- the LOC6902891 gene encoding solute carrier organic anion transporter family member 2A1-like — encoded protein: MTEVRRRGSAPPPGHYLCGMANWHPAWLQKYATTKMFMGVYGLLGTIQAMSYMYFIVTLTTLEKRFKIPSQTTGIILSGNEISQIMLSLILSYIGGQRNRPRWIAWGIVFCGLSCYILVLPHFIYGAGQDVLQFTKEYQDSLINSTSDSGIPLPNVTSTQSEQLCGVGKKEEGCDDLFTYVPLVLIFLSQFVLGVGNTLYYSLGQTYLDDNTKKTNTPLMLAVAMSLRMIGPVVGFFFGYISLNTFIDPTKTPLIDSKDPRWLGAWWLGWVILGTLMCLFSGLIGLFPKQLPKVNDPIKHNSHLPLAMRHEELKREENLSLSSRFSSNAALDNIGAGAGANADLPKLKDFPRALMRLLRNKLLIFNITSAVFYILGASGFMTFLTKYMEVQFHKNSQSATIVVGPVSILGMVVGLIGSGLVLSKKKPAVSKVLMWNVIVGCVYIMGQISYAFLYCPDTFSMTHVGGLNLTSACNSNCSCSGISYTPVCHEPTDTTYFSACHAGCQGYNAESKLYENCSCLAEAGVLQPNAAQRLLKLLEPTTQPPQLDETTDFTLSGSGVPLLNDENDFEDQLLSRVRRSSPEEVIRPGICMQGCNWSFWVFSITSMIVNWFGSSGRVGNVLVNYRAVESGDKSFAQGLALMMISMFALIPGPIIFGRLIDSTCLVWTKTCNGNGNCQLYDQTRFRYSINFLSCLLTFIGMLFDYLVWYYGRDLDIYGDKEAKQVERANRKDQPITPLLAKKSERIQEEY